The following proteins are co-located in the Gloeocapsa sp. PCC 7428 genome:
- the ntrB gene encoding nitrate ABC transporter permease: MAKTISRRKSAPIWLNNNVQAFVLFLILLLLFLGVWELGAQLNIFSQLVPSASQTLQAFWGWVSDPFFDYGPNDKGIGWHVLSSLRRVVTGFLIGSAIAIPLGILIGLSDVVSKAVDPYIQILKPVSPLAWLPLGLGLLKDSENTALFVIAITSLWPTLINTKFGVSNVDPAVLNVARTLGASRWRTIWKVILPAAAPSIVAGLRISIGIAWLVIVAAEILVGGTGVGYFIWNEWNNLEITSILTAIIVIGLVGLLLDRIFGLLQTWVSFGQQR; encoded by the coding sequence GCTATTTCTGATTTTACTACTGTTATTTCTGGGAGTTTGGGAACTCGGAGCACAGCTAAATATCTTCTCGCAACTCGTGCCATCGGCAAGTCAAACATTGCAAGCCTTTTGGGGCTGGGTTTCCGACCCATTCTTTGACTATGGTCCTAATGATAAAGGCATTGGCTGGCACGTACTTTCCAGTTTAAGAAGAGTCGTTACAGGCTTTTTGATTGGTTCGGCGATCGCAATTCCTCTAGGTATTTTAATCGGACTATCCGACGTCGTTTCTAAAGCTGTTGACCCTTATATTCAAATTCTCAAACCTGTCTCGCCCCTCGCCTGGCTACCGCTAGGACTAGGTTTACTCAAAGACTCCGAAAATACCGCCTTATTTGTCATCGCAATTACGAGCCTTTGGCCTACACTCATCAATACTAAATTTGGCGTAAGCAATGTCGATCCTGCCGTTCTTAATGTCGCGCGTACCCTAGGTGCTTCGCGCTGGCGCACAATTTGGAAAGTCATTCTTCCTGCTGCTGCACCTAGTATTGTCGCTGGACTGCGCATCAGTATTGGTATTGCTTGGTTAGTCATTGTCGCAGCAGAAATTCTCGTTGGTGGAACCGGAGTCGGCTACTTTATTTGGAACGAGTGGAACAACCTAGAAATTACGAGTATCCTCACTGCAATTATTGTGATTGGACTCGTTGGTTTACTGCTAGACCGAATATTTGGATTGCTGCAAACCTGGGTTTCTTTTGGACAGCAAAGATAG
- a CDS encoding ABC transporter ATP-binding protein: MISSHIDPVNTISATSAQLALNHVFKVYPGRQSWQDKLLRRTSSDFVALADINLEVEANTFVSIIGPSGCGKSTLLNIIAGLTPPTRGSVKLNEVEIHKPGPDRGVVFQNYALMPWMTVIENIRFAIETVYPQMPLAQQKNIARDYIDLVGLHGAERKHPHELSGGMKQRVGIARALAINPKILLMDEPFGALDALTRGFLQDEVARIWEQQRQTVILITHSIEEALLLSDKIVMMTRSPSARISEVLDIPFPRPRKRECLDQYPAYHELKAELEMHLSRETRAVEEARIKVNA; the protein is encoded by the coding sequence ATGATTTCTTCACACATTGATCCTGTTAATACAATTAGCGCTACTTCTGCCCAACTTGCTTTGAATCATGTTTTCAAAGTATATCCAGGGCGGCAAAGTTGGCAAGATAAATTACTACGACGTACTTCCTCAGATTTTGTAGCGCTAGCAGATATTAACCTAGAAGTCGAAGCAAATACCTTTGTCTCAATTATTGGTCCGTCTGGTTGTGGCAAATCAACTTTACTCAATATTATTGCTGGACTCACCCCACCAACACGCGGTTCAGTCAAGCTGAATGAAGTCGAAATTCACAAACCAGGTCCCGATCGCGGCGTTGTGTTTCAAAACTATGCCCTGATGCCGTGGATGACCGTTATCGAGAATATTCGCTTTGCGATTGAGACAGTATACCCGCAAATGCCGCTTGCCCAACAGAAAAACATTGCTCGCGATTACATCGACTTAGTAGGGCTACACGGCGCGGAACGCAAGCATCCTCACGAACTCTCAGGCGGGATGAAACAAAGAGTAGGCATTGCCCGCGCCCTAGCGATTAATCCCAAAATTTTGCTGATGGACGAACCATTCGGGGCTTTAGATGCGCTGACGCGTGGTTTTTTGCAAGACGAAGTGGCGCGAATTTGGGAACAACAGCGGCAAACTGTTATCCTCATTACTCACAGTATTGAAGAAGCGCTGTTACTCTCGGACAAGATTGTTATGATGACGCGATCGCCTTCGGCTCGAATTTCTGAAGTTTTAGATATTCCTTTTCCCCGACCGCGCAAGCGCGAGTGTTTAGACCAGTACCCAGCGTATCATGAGTTAAAAGCTGAATTAGAAATGCATTTATCGAGGGAAACGCGGGCTGTAGAAGAAGCACGAATCAAAGTGAACGCTTAG
- the cynS gene encoding cyanase produces MSIEIPEVTKKLLVAKQAKGLSFADLEKAVGRDEVWIATVMYRQASASEDEASKILHALDLSQDLIPELTAYPTKGLGPVVPTDPLIYRFYEIMQVYGMPIKEVIHEKFGDGIMSAIDFTLEVEKEEDPKGDRVKVIMNGKFLPYKKW; encoded by the coding sequence ATGTCAATCGAGATTCCTGAAGTTACGAAGAAATTGCTAGTTGCCAAGCAAGCAAAAGGTTTAAGCTTTGCCGATCTCGAAAAAGCTGTCGGGCGTGATGAGGTATGGATTGCTACTGTGATGTATCGTCAAGCAAGTGCTTCGGAAGATGAAGCAAGCAAGATCCTTCATGCTTTGGATCTCAGTCAAGATTTAATACCCGAACTCACGGCTTACCCTACCAAGGGATTAGGCCCTGTTGTACCTACAGATCCTCTTATCTATCGCTTCTACGAAATCATGCAAGTCTACGGCATGCCAATTAAGGAAGTCATTCACGAAAAGTTTGGCGATGGCATTATGAGCGCGATTGATTTTACGTTAGAGGTAGAAAAAGAAGAAGATCCGAAGGGCGATCGTGTCAAAGTGATCATGAATGGTAAATTTCTACCTTACAAGAAGTGGTAA
- a CDS encoding TetR/AcrR family transcriptional regulator, protein MVNLKRTREDILSSVGELIHRQGVQSTGLKELFAVSQVSSGSFYNYFESKDELAHALIDFKWSELKAAILIPAMNASRDPIANLFWMIDRLEEKHLSDPNCAGCLLGNLIVDLVEHDTSFQEHLVQVFDEWQSAIAQLLQAGQSQLQTHITPEELAEQLLTMIEGVLLMERLYKQPARLQRGFNMIRALLKASLAQANRFNA, encoded by the coding sequence ATGGTCAATCTCAAGCGCACTCGCGAGGATATCTTGTCCTCAGTTGGAGAACTGATTCATCGTCAAGGCGTTCAATCAACAGGGCTGAAGGAACTCTTTGCGGTTAGTCAAGTGTCTTCTGGTAGTTTTTACAACTATTTTGAGTCAAAAGACGAACTGGCGCACGCACTCATTGACTTTAAATGGAGCGAACTTAAAGCTGCTATCCTGATACCCGCAATGAATGCATCTAGAGACCCGATCGCAAATCTCTTTTGGATGATTGATCGCTTAGAGGAAAAACATCTTTCTGACCCTAACTGCGCGGGATGTCTGTTAGGTAATTTGATTGTCGATTTAGTCGAACATGATACTTCGTTTCAAGAGCATTTAGTTCAAGTTTTCGACGAGTGGCAAAGTGCGATCGCTCAATTACTGCAAGCCGGTCAATCTCAACTGCAAACGCACATCACTCCTGAAGAACTAGCCGAACAACTGCTGACAATGATTGAGGGTGTTTTGTTGATGGAACGTTTATATAAGCAACCTGCGCGATTGCAGCGCGGTTTTAATATGATTCGGGCGCTTCTGAAAGCATCACTCGCTCAGGCGAACCGTTTCAATGCGTAA